In Halovivax gelatinilyticus, the following are encoded in one genomic region:
- a CDS encoding D-aminoacyl-tRNA deacylase, producing the protein MIAIVESRADEASVNICEQLRTVTDWERHEDRNRPDADGGGPYYRRDGFELRSFDALHLELDRAAEAFDERPAFLVFASRHSGGTGPLLTGHFTGNFGPAEYGGADRSVAEAAPNVLPALLEAFDEFAPDGYDVGMECTHHGPTDVGCPSLFVELGSDEAQWADEEAAEAVARAILALDGVEPNRTIPSAADAGLSGTTDAPARHLVGFGGGHYVPRFERIVRETPWAVGHVAPEWALETLEDPATETDLLCEAFEASAAAFAVVEGEHPDLTDAIDALGYRVVSESWIREVGDRSQSLVEAVETALGPIAEGVRFGERRSSSFEVVTLPTDLIEACEGIDPDRSWDIVTAEAVAVETTNGGTRLGERIAVPEDAGPTAPSGLPRRVVDGLAGVLRDGFDQVRVADDVIEVETAAFDPDLASDLGIPDGPAFGALAGGESVTVDGTEIDPEAVHVTRTDRFPL; encoded by the coding sequence GTGATCGCGATCGTCGAGAGCCGAGCCGACGAGGCGTCGGTCAACATCTGCGAACAGCTCCGGACGGTAACCGACTGGGAGCGCCACGAGGACCGGAACCGACCTGACGCCGACGGCGGCGGACCGTACTACCGTCGAGACGGGTTCGAACTTCGCTCGTTCGACGCGTTGCACCTCGAACTCGATCGAGCGGCGGAGGCGTTCGACGAGCGTCCTGCGTTTCTCGTCTTCGCCTCGCGCCACTCCGGCGGGACGGGACCGCTTCTCACCGGCCACTTCACGGGAAACTTCGGGCCGGCCGAGTACGGCGGCGCGGATCGGTCGGTCGCCGAAGCCGCGCCGAACGTCCTGCCGGCGCTGCTCGAGGCGTTCGACGAATTCGCGCCCGACGGCTACGACGTCGGGATGGAGTGTACCCACCACGGCCCGACGGACGTCGGCTGTCCCTCGCTGTTCGTCGAACTCGGGAGCGACGAGGCCCAGTGGGCCGACGAGGAAGCCGCCGAGGCGGTCGCGAGGGCGATCCTCGCGCTCGACGGCGTCGAACCCAACCGTACGATTCCGTCCGCCGCCGACGCTGGCCTCTCGGGCACGACCGACGCACCCGCTCGCCACCTCGTCGGGTTCGGCGGCGGCCACTACGTCCCCAGGTTCGAGCGGATCGTCCGCGAGACGCCGTGGGCGGTCGGACACGTCGCACCGGAGTGGGCGCTCGAGACGCTCGAGGATCCGGCGACGGAGACGGACCTGCTCTGCGAGGCGTTCGAGGCGAGCGCCGCGGCGTTCGCCGTCGTCGAGGGCGAGCACCCCGATCTGACGGACGCGATCGACGCGCTGGGCTATCGCGTCGTGAGCGAGTCCTGGATCCGGGAGGTCGGCGACCGTTCTCAGTCGCTCGTCGAGGCCGTCGAGACTGCGCTCGGTCCGATCGCCGAGGGGGTTCGGTTCGGCGAGCGCCGCTCGTCGTCGTTCGAGGTGGTGACGCTTCCGACCGATCTGATCGAGGCGTGCGAAGGGATCGATCCCGACCGGTCCTGGGACATCGTGACCGCCGAGGCAGTCGCCGTCGAGACGACCAACGGCGGGACCCGTCTCGGCGAACGGATCGCCGTTCCCGAGGACGCCGGTCCGACTGCGCCGAGCGGGCTCCCGCGACGGGTCGTGGACGGACTTGCTGGGGTGCTTCGCGATGGGTTCGACCAGGTCAGAGTAGCGGACGACGTGATCGAAGTCGAGACCGCGGCGTTCGACCCCGATCTCGCCAGCGATCTCGGGATTCCCGACGGCCCCGCGTTCGGCGCGCTGGCCGGCGGCGAGTCTGTCACGGTCGATGGCACGGAAATCGACCCGGAAGCGGTCCACGTCACCCGGACGGACCGTTTTCCACTCTGA
- the ftsZ gene encoding cell division protein FtsZ: MDSIVEEAIDEAEDGGADPAASAPRANDASPEPNPSGTMTDEELQDVLQDLQTDITVVGCGGAGGNTVNRMDEEGIHGAKLVAANTDVQHLVEIEADTKILMGEQKTGGRGAGSLPQVGEEAALESQEDIYDAIEGADMVFVTAGLGGGTGTGSAPVVAKAARESGALTISIVTTPFTAEGEVRRTNAEAGLERLRDVSDTVIVVPNDRLLDSVGKLPVRQAFKVSDEVLMRSVKGITELITKPGLVNLDFADVRTVMEKGGVAMIGLGESDSEAKAEDSVKTALRSPLLDVDISGATSALVNVTGGNDMSIEEAEGVVEEIYDRIDPDARIIWGTSIDETLEGSMRTMIVVTGVQSPQIYGRPDGETVQPQGVGQPGASQQAPGGHQVPDVDDEDDIDFVG, from the coding sequence ATGGACTCCATTGTCGAAGAAGCTATCGACGAGGCCGAAGACGGTGGCGCCGACCCCGCAGCGAGCGCGCCCCGGGCCAACGACGCCTCCCCGGAACCGAACCCGTCGGGTACGATGACCGACGAGGAGCTACAGGACGTCCTCCAGGACCTTCAGACCGACATTACCGTCGTCGGCTGTGGCGGCGCCGGCGGCAACACCGTAAACCGCATGGACGAAGAGGGGATCCACGGCGCTAAGCTCGTCGCGGCGAACACCGACGTCCAGCACTTAGTCGAGATCGAGGCGGACACGAAGATCCTCATGGGCGAGCAGAAGACCGGCGGCCGCGGCGCCGGCTCGCTCCCGCAGGTCGGCGAGGAGGCCGCCCTCGAGAGCCAGGAGGACATCTACGACGCCATCGAAGGCGCCGACATGGTGTTCGTCACCGCCGGTCTGGGCGGGGGAACCGGAACCGGGTCGGCGCCCGTCGTCGCGAAGGCCGCCCGCGAGTCCGGCGCCCTGACCATCTCGATCGTCACCACGCCCTTTACCGCCGAGGGCGAAGTTCGACGGACCAACGCCGAAGCCGGCCTCGAACGGCTGCGCGACGTCTCCGACACCGTCATCGTCGTTCCGAACGACCGCCTGCTCGATTCCGTCGGCAAACTGCCGGTTCGCCAGGCGTTCAAAGTCTCGGACGAAGTGCTGATGCGCTCGGTCAAGGGAATCACCGAACTCATTACGAAACCCGGCCTGGTCAACTTGGACTTCGCCGACGTTCGCACCGTCATGGAGAAAGGCGGCGTCGCGATGATCGGACTCGGCGAGTCCGACTCCGAGGCGAAGGCCGAAGACTCCGTCAAGACCGCGCTTCGCTCGCCGCTGCTCGACGTCGACATCTCGGGAGCGACCTCGGCGCTCGTCAACGTCACGGGCGGAAACGACATGTCCATCGAGGAGGCGGAGGGCGTCGTCGAAGAGATCTACGACCGGATCGACCCCGACGCGCGCATCATCTGGGGGACCTCCATCGACGAGACGCTCGAAGGCAGCATGCGGACGATGATCGTCGTCACCGGCGTCCAGTCCCCGCAGATCTACGGCCGACCCGACGGCGAGACCGTCCAGCCCCAGGGCGTCGGTCAGCCGGGTGCCAGCCAGCAGGCGCCCGGCGGACACCAGGTTCCCGACGTCGACGACGAGGACGACATCGACTTCGTCGGCTAG
- a CDS encoding 2Fe-2S iron-sulfur cluster-binding protein codes for MTEYTVEFVGTGETITCSDKETILSRCLEEGIAQEYSCRVGMCVACSAEIVEGEVTQPAARAFTEEEASRYALTCMARPQSDLKLDRGKYPPSIEGDVGATAGEAFADDD; via the coding sequence ATGACCGAGTATACCGTCGAGTTCGTCGGGACGGGCGAGACGATCACCTGTTCGGACAAAGAAACCATCCTGAGTCGCTGTCTCGAGGAGGGAATCGCCCAGGAGTACTCCTGTCGCGTCGGGATGTGCGTCGCCTGCTCGGCCGAGATCGTCGAAGGCGAAGTGACCCAGCCGGCTGCCCGGGCGTTCACCGAAGAGGAGGCTTCGCGCTACGCGCTCACCTGTATGGCCCGACCGCAATCGGATTTGAAACTCGACCGCGGGAAGTATCCCCCCAGCATCGAAGGGGACGTCGGCGCGACGGCAGGCGAGGCGTTCGCGGACGACGACTGA
- a CDS encoding geranylgeranyl reductase family protein, translating to MSTQEQAGSVPATDLGRNRWDVVVVGAGTAGCYAAATIANAGYDVVIVERKSESEAGHIACGDALKGADAFPDAIPKSQLEPAFTNTGVDHGRFEIPQEDTVLEIPVPGELAVVDRWEYGRRIIEGASNAGAAFHYDTVVTDVRQTDDGTVTGVDAIRTGDPQTYEADVVVDGAGSLSLLQDKADLSSSTFDTNVNYSQFCSAYREIVHVDEPVEWSDALVFKPTERAAGYLWYFPRTETEINAGLGFQMTEEPMKLVDDLKRDLRNRPEFAGARVEDKLGAALPTRRPYDSAVHPGFVAVGDAAGHVNPTTGGGIAGAAYAGTYAAEQVIEALEQGTVDEDILWRYNERVMDHFGARYAALDVYNILSTAVDTDEMMGLLAAMPGEQIADALYSGSTNIGMALKIKCLLKARGHYGTVWNLYKTKQRADELMAHYERYPDSPAAFDSWQARRDELMEGVYETTGADPKY from the coding sequence ATGAGTACACAGGAGCAGGCCGGGTCCGTTCCGGCGACGGACCTCGGACGAAACCGGTGGGACGTGGTAGTCGTCGGCGCCGGAACCGCCGGCTGTTACGCCGCGGCGACGATCGCGAACGCCGGGTACGACGTGGTCATCGTGGAGCGAAAGTCCGAGTCCGAAGCCGGCCACATCGCCTGCGGCGACGCACTCAAAGGGGCGGACGCGTTCCCGGACGCCATTCCGAAGTCCCAGCTCGAACCCGCGTTCACCAACACCGGCGTCGATCACGGTCGCTTCGAGATCCCCCAGGAGGACACCGTCCTCGAGATCCCCGTTCCCGGCGAACTCGCCGTCGTCGACCGCTGGGAGTACGGCCGACGAATCATCGAGGGTGCGTCCAACGCCGGCGCCGCCTTCCACTACGATACCGTCGTCACCGACGTCCGCCAGACCGACGACGGCACGGTTACCGGCGTCGACGCGATTCGAACGGGCGACCCACAGACCTACGAAGCCGACGTGGTCGTCGACGGCGCGGGCTCGCTCTCGCTCTTGCAGGATAAGGCAGACCTCTCCAGCTCGACGTTCGACACCAACGTCAACTACTCGCAGTTCTGTTCGGCCTATCGTGAGATCGTCCACGTCGACGAGCCGGTCGAGTGGTCCGACGCCCTCGTCTTCAAACCCACCGAACGCGCCGCGGGCTACCTCTGGTACTTCCCACGCACGGAAACGGAGATCAACGCCGGTCTCGGCTTCCAGATGACCGAAGAGCCGATGAAACTCGTCGACGACTTAAAACGCGACCTGCGTAACCGTCCGGAGTTCGCGGGCGCCCGCGTCGAGGACAAACTCGGCGCAGCGTTACCGACCCGTCGACCGTACGATTCGGCCGTCCACCCCGGGTTCGTCGCCGTCGGCGACGCCGCCGGACACGTCAATCCGACAACCGGCGGCGGGATCGCAGGTGCCGCCTACGCCGGAACCTACGCCGCAGAACAGGTCATCGAAGCGCTCGAGCAGGGCACCGTCGACGAGGATATTCTCTGGCGGTACAACGAGCGCGTGATGGACCACTTCGGCGCCCGGTACGCCGCGCTCGACGTCTACAACATCCTCTCGACCGCCGTCGACACGGACGAGATGATGGGCCTGTTGGCCGCGATGCCCGGCGAGCAGATCGCAGACGCGCTCTACTCCGGGTCGACCAACATCGGCATGGCGCTCAAGATCAAGTGTCTCCTCAAAGCCCGCGGCCACTACGGCACCGTCTGGAACCTATACAAGACGAAACAGCGCGCCGACGAACTCATGGCCCACTACGAGCGCTATCCCGACTCGCCCGCGGCGTTCGATTCGTGGCAGGCGAGGCGCGACGAGTTGATGGAGGGCGTCTACGAGACGACCGGAGCCGATCCGAAGTACTAA
- a CDS encoding aminoglycoside N(3)-acetyltransferase has translation MSDRLPKERSPEPVTVDSMASDLRALGVESGETLLVHGSLSELGWVCGGAPAVVDALQRVVVEDGTIVMPTHSPGNRNPADMQHPPVPEAWYETVREQMPAYRPDVTPTQGMGAIAECFRSYPGVLRSDHPQHSFAAWGAAAAFVTDDHALSHSLGDESPLARVYDLDGRVLFLGTTHATNTSLHLAEYRADLDLETATRESAILVDREREWVQWSDIEFTDEDFDECGEAFERDRPEAVVSGTVGVGDATLLSQPKLVDFAVEWFEQNR, from the coding sequence ATGAGCGATAGGCTCCCGAAAGAGCGCTCGCCGGAGCCGGTGACGGTCGACTCGATGGCGAGCGATCTCCGCGCCCTCGGCGTCGAGAGCGGCGAGACGCTGCTCGTCCACGGCTCCCTCTCGGAACTCGGCTGGGTCTGTGGCGGTGCGCCCGCCGTCGTCGACGCGCTGCAGCGGGTCGTCGTCGAGGACGGTACCATCGTGATGCCGACGCACTCGCCCGGTAATAGGAACCCGGCCGACATGCAACACCCGCCGGTCCCCGAGGCGTGGTACGAGACCGTCCGTGAGCAGATGCCAGCGTATCGACCCGACGTGACGCCGACGCAGGGGATGGGCGCGATCGCGGAGTGTTTTCGATCGTATCCGGGCGTGCTACGGAGCGATCACCCCCAGCACTCGTTCGCCGCGTGGGGCGCAGCCGCCGCGTTCGTGACCGACGACCACGCCCTCTCGCACTCGCTGGGCGACGAGTCGCCGCTGGCGCGGGTGTACGACCTGGACGGCAGGGTCCTGTTTCTCGGGACGACCCACGCGACGAACACCTCCTTGCACCTCGCCGAGTACCGCGCCGACCTCGATCTCGAGACGGCGACCCGGGAGAGCGCCATCCTCGTCGATCGCGAGCGCGAGTGGGTGCAATGGTCCGATATCGAGTTCACCGACGAGGACTTCGACGAGTGCGGCGAGGCCTTCGAGCGCGACCGACCCGAGGCGGTCGTCTCGGGCACCGTCGGCGTCGGAGACGCGACACTGCTCTCCCAGCCGAAACTCGTAGACTTCGCCGTCGAGTGGTTCGAGCAGAATCGCTGA
- a CDS encoding amidohydrolase → MASIDPVTLRRELHRHPEPAWREFETTARLVSHLESLDLDALYVGPEAIEGDHRLAVPDDDEIERWFDRAREAGADPDVLDRLEGGYTGAVAVIERGDGPTIGLRVDIDGLPQLESDDDEHRPAAEGFRSETGESMHACGHDAHAAIGVGTLEAVADSDFEGTLKVFFQPAEEVIGGGKSMAKSEHIEDVEYLYALHVGLDHPTGTVVAGIDDFLAVRHLEATFTGEPAHAGATPQEGRNAIQALATAIQNCYAIPRHADGPTRVNVGVVEAGDAANIIAEEAHLVAEVRGQTTELMAYMSERVERTLRAAAEMHDCEVEIEIGAEAPSAESDDELREIVAEVAESVDGVDTVVHQSALGGSEDATFLMKEVQDNGGLACYVGVGTDHPGGHHTATFDVDEPTIRHGIDTLSAAIEAIPNADR, encoded by the coding sequence ATGGCTTCGATCGATCCGGTCACGTTGCGACGCGAGCTGCACCGACACCCCGAGCCGGCCTGGCGCGAATTCGAGACGACGGCCCGACTCGTCTCGCACCTCGAATCACTCGATCTCGACGCGCTGTACGTCGGTCCCGAGGCGATCGAGGGCGACCACCGACTGGCCGTGCCCGACGACGACGAGATCGAACGGTGGTTCGATCGGGCCCGAGAGGCCGGCGCGGATCCGGACGTCCTCGATCGACTCGAAGGGGGCTACACCGGCGCCGTCGCCGTGATCGAACGCGGCGACGGGCCGACGATCGGCCTGCGCGTCGACATCGACGGACTCCCGCAGCTCGAGTCCGACGACGACGAACACCGTCCCGCGGCCGAGGGCTTTCGCTCGGAGACCGGCGAGTCGATGCACGCCTGCGGACACGACGCCCACGCCGCGATCGGCGTCGGGACGCTCGAAGCCGTCGCTGACAGTGACTTCGAGGGCACGCTCAAGGTCTTCTTCCAGCCGGCCGAGGAGGTCATCGGCGGCGGCAAGTCGATGGCGAAAAGCGAGCACATAGAAGACGTCGAGTACCTCTACGCGCTCCACGTCGGCCTCGACCACCCGACGGGAACGGTCGTGGCCGGCATCGACGACTTCCTCGCCGTCCGCCACCTGGAGGCGACGTTCACGGGCGAACCGGCCCACGCCGGCGCGACACCACAGGAGGGACGAAACGCTATTCAGGCGCTCGCCACCGCCATCCAGAACTGTTACGCGATTCCGCGTCACGCGGACGGCCCGACGCGCGTCAACGTCGGCGTCGTCGAGGCGGGCGACGCAGCCAACATCATCGCCGAGGAGGCCCACCTCGTCGCCGAGGTGCGCGGCCAGACGACCGAGCTGATGGCCTACATGAGCGAGCGCGTCGAGCGAACGCTCCGCGCGGCCGCGGAGATGCACGACTGCGAAGTCGAGATAGAGATCGGCGCCGAGGCCCCGAGCGCCGAGAGCGACGACGAACTCCGCGAAATCGTCGCCGAGGTCGCCGAATCGGTCGACGGCGTCGATACCGTCGTCCACCAGTCGGCCCTCGGCGGCAGCGAGGACGCAACCTTCCTGATGAAAGAAGTGCAGGACAACGGGGGACTGGCGTGCTACGTCGGCGTCGGCACCGACCACCCCGGCGGCCACCACACCGCCACGTTCGACGTCGACGAACCGACGATCAGACACGGCATCGACACGCTGTCGGCGGCCATCGAGGCGATACCGAACGCCGATCGGTGA
- a CDS encoding uS10/mL48 family ribosomal protein — MTFVTSLTLQSGDRAALDGVVDDIKSTAERKGAALKGPHSHPPKRLRVPQYHRLHADDDRRSDSWTYTVFTRQVEIHGYQEFARSVAGRNFPDSVHVEIEVKQIHDVGRT; from the coding sequence ATGACGTTCGTCACCTCCCTCACGCTCCAGAGCGGTGATCGAGCCGCCCTCGACGGCGTGGTCGATGACATCAAATCGACCGCCGAGCGAAAGGGAGCGGCGCTGAAAGGACCGCACTCGCACCCGCCAAAACGACTGCGCGTTCCGCAGTATCACCGCTTGCACGCCGACGACGACCGGCGCAGCGATTCCTGGACCTACACCGTGTTCACCCGACAGGTCGAAATTCACGGGTATCAGGAGTTCGCTCGAAGCGTCGCCGGGCGAAACTTCCCCGATTCGGTCCACGTCGAAATCGAGGTCAAGCAGATTCACGACGTCGGGCGAACGTAG
- a CDS encoding bis(5'-nucleosyl)-tetraphosphatase, with translation MAVEATSAGAILFRDTRGRREYLLLKSRPGDWEFPKGGVEGDEELQQTAIREVKEEAGIEQFRLLDGFREDYSYVFEANGTTIHKTVHLFIARSFEASAELSNEHRDLQWRDYEQAINTVTQDGPREILEQAHEHIDELEEEQQL, from the coding sequence ATGGCAGTCGAAGCTACGAGCGCAGGCGCGATCCTCTTCCGCGACACGCGGGGCCGGCGCGAGTATCTTCTGCTCAAGAGTCGCCCGGGTGACTGGGAGTTTCCAAAGGGCGGCGTCGAGGGAGACGAAGAACTACAGCAGACGGCGATCCGCGAAGTTAAAGAAGAGGCAGGGATAGAGCAGTTTAGACTACTCGACGGCTTCCGCGAGGACTACAGTTACGTCTTCGAGGCGAACGGGACGACCATCCACAAGACGGTCCACCTGTTCATCGCTCGCTCGTTCGAGGCGAGCGCGGAACTCTCGAACGAGCATCGCGACCTCCAGTGGCGCGATTACGAGCAGGCGATCAACACGGTGACTCAAGACGGCCCGCGCGAGATCTTAGAACAGGCCCACGAACACATCGACGAACTCGAGGAAGAACAGCAACTGTAA
- a CDS encoding DUF5787 family protein → MEFDASEFGFELRTCRWAERRWPPEGDRPKPVIVARQLGTKRRRWDTVVIECNPVGLRERSRFGSKRLSGNLLDVVRYAPEEWAYYRDALPDPGYPWRYVRESIHEAADRDILETRRNGRRIEIRRRWAYPDWVERIVAIENKPDLDASAARALADQLEHDVALALADEVWIATRLTDERISPALFEDVPVEAGILELDPETLRASVAWYPRSLAVDEPGTLITERPSGGDRDASAARFEYVDADEKADRRLEIAERAYERGYRSFVETMRPDCRYFETRTAGQILPYCRAKECLQTARQCSGNCSDFEPEPPAWRTRGWPIEGGPGTRIRTILADRRARER, encoded by the coding sequence GTGGAGTTCGACGCGAGCGAATTCGGGTTCGAATTGCGAACCTGCCGATGGGCCGAGCGACGCTGGCCGCCAGAGGGCGATCGGCCGAAGCCGGTGATCGTCGCCAGACAACTCGGGACGAAGCGCCGGCGCTGGGACACCGTCGTCATCGAGTGCAATCCGGTCGGACTTCGCGAGCGATCTCGATTCGGGTCGAAGCGCCTTTCTGGCAACCTCTTAGATGTCGTTCGATACGCTCCGGAGGAGTGGGCCTACTACAGAGACGCCCTCCCGGACCCCGGCTACCCCTGGCGCTACGTCCGCGAGTCGATTCACGAGGCGGCCGACCGCGACATCCTCGAGACGCGTCGGAACGGACGTCGCATCGAGATCCGTCGCCGGTGGGCCTATCCCGACTGGGTCGAGCGGATCGTCGCGATCGAAAACAAACCCGACCTGGACGCGAGTGCCGCTCGCGCGCTGGCTGACCAACTCGAACACGACGTCGCGCTCGCGCTCGCAGACGAGGTGTGGATCGCGACGCGGCTCACCGACGAACGGATCTCGCCCGCGCTGTTCGAGGACGTCCCCGTCGAGGCGGGAATCCTCGAACTCGATCCGGAGACGCTTCGCGCCTCGGTGGCGTGGTATCCGCGATCGCTCGCGGTCGACGAACCGGGAACGCTGATCACGGAGCGTCCGTCCGGCGGCGATCGGGACGCTTCGGCCGCCCGATTCGAGTACGTGGATGCAGACGAGAAGGCCGATCGACGCCTCGAGATCGCCGAACGCGCGTACGAGCGTGGGTACCGTTCGTTCGTCGAAACGATGCGCCCGGACTGTCGATACTTCGAGACGCGGACGGCCGGACAGATTTTGCCGTACTGTCGGGCCAAGGAGTGTCTGCAAACGGCCCGACAGTGTTCGGGAAACTGTTCGGATTTCGAGCCGGAGCCGCCCGCCTGGCGAACCCGCGGCTGGCCGATCGAAGGGGGTCCCGGCACGCGTATTCGAACGATTCTCGCCGACCGCCGAGCGCGAGAACGCTAG
- a CDS encoding alpha/beta hydrolase, with protein MTDVRGGEDVLIPGARDVRATVDGPDDPDALVVACPPYPPEGGSRTDTRLRAVGDALADREIGCLRIDYGTWDDGYGECEDVRNAVRWADERVDTVGLFGFSFGGSEAILAAASVETDVECVSALAPTASLGPDLEVPRAVDDLDDRTRLQVIYGTRDEVADWEPVVEAGRERGAEVVEWSADHFFVGQGRNVAEDVADFVERGSGE; from the coding sequence ATGACCGACGTTCGAGGCGGTGAAGACGTACTCATCCCGGGGGCGCGGGACGTCCGCGCCACCGTCGACGGACCCGACGATCCGGACGCGCTCGTCGTGGCCTGCCCGCCGTATCCCCCGGAAGGTGGGTCACGGACCGACACCAGGCTACGGGCGGTTGGCGACGCGCTCGCGGATCGCGAAATCGGCTGTCTACGGATCGACTACGGGACCTGGGACGACGGCTACGGTGAATGTGAAGACGTCAGAAACGCGGTTCGCTGGGCCGACGAACGCGTCGACACCGTCGGGCTGTTCGGATTCAGTTTCGGAGGTTCCGAGGCGATTCTCGCGGCCGCCTCCGTCGAGACCGACGTCGAGTGCGTCTCGGCGCTCGCCCCGACGGCCAGCCTCGGACCCGACCTCGAGGTTCCCCGCGCCGTCGACGACCTCGACGATCGAACTCGGTTGCAGGTCATCTACGGCACGCGCGACGAGGTGGCCGACTGGGAACCGGTCGTCGAGGCGGGACGCGAACGCGGCGCCGAAGTCGTCGAGTGGTCGGCCGATCACTTCTTCGTCGGCCAGGGACGAAACGTCGCCGAAGACGTGGCCGACTTCGTCGAACGCGGCTCCGGAGAGTAA
- a CDS encoding PspA/IM30 family protein, producing the protein MGILSRTSYVIRSKLNALLNRAEDPTQTLDYSYEQMRDQLQQVKRGIADLTTQKKRLEMQKRRLEENVDKHNDQARAAVSQDREDLARKALEKKKAKMNQIEQLERQIGDLQNQQDRLIEQKDELQSRIEEFRTRKETMKARYEAAEASSTVSEAMTATGEEFEDVGRAIERAEERTQDMEARSAAMDELRESGAFEEVLTDQDQIDRELEQVSTESGVDAELETIKSEMGVSEADEGATDEAATDDVELDEDVESELSELQEEEG; encoded by the coding sequence ATGGGCATCCTCTCTCGGACGTCGTACGTCATCCGGTCGAAGCTAAACGCGTTACTGAACCGGGCGGAGGATCCGACGCAGACGCTCGATTACTCCTACGAGCAGATGCGCGATCAACTCCAGCAGGTCAAACGCGGAATCGCCGACCTGACGACTCAGAAAAAGCGCCTCGAGATGCAAAAGCGCAGACTCGAGGAGAACGTCGACAAGCACAACGACCAGGCGCGCGCCGCCGTCTCGCAGGACCGCGAGGATCTGGCTCGCAAGGCGCTCGAAAAGAAGAAGGCCAAGATGAACCAGATCGAGCAACTGGAGCGTCAGATCGGCGACCTGCAGAACCAGCAGGATCGGCTGATCGAACAGAAAGACGAACTCCAGTCGCGGATCGAGGAGTTCCGCACCAGAAAGGAGACGATGAAGGCCCGCTACGAGGCGGCCGAGGCCAGTTCGACCGTTTCGGAGGCGATGACGGCGACCGGCGAGGAGTTCGAGGACGTCGGTCGGGCCATCGAGCGCGCCGAGGAGCGAACCCAGGACATGGAAGCTCGATCGGCCGCGATGGACGAACTTCGCGAGTCGGGCGCGTTCGAGGAGGTGCTGACCGACCAGGACCAGATCGATCGCGAACTCGAACAGGTCTCGACCGAGAGCGGCGTCGACGCCGAACTGGAGACGATCAAATCCGAAATGGGCGTCAGCGAGGCCGACGAGGGAGCCACAGACGAAGCGGCCACCGACGACGTCGAACTCGACGAGGACGTCGAGTCGGAACTCTCGGAACTCCAGGAAGAAGAGGGGTAA
- a CDS encoding FxLYD domain-containing protein — MSNADAPGDRSRRGLLAAIGSLPLVLAGCLDGRSVTYESGEIPDLDADPRTSDELTAAEAIADTDVREGVSPLGDLSIVTHEFVLEDGYEGATVQGIVANEGSDRIELVEVRVRAFDADGTQLGRYASRTGDLAGDGAWSFTVVLLENPQDLDRYEIAVLGAPT; from the coding sequence ATGTCGAACGCGGACGCACCCGGAGACCGATCGAGGCGAGGATTGCTCGCGGCGATCGGAAGCCTCCCGCTCGTCCTGGCGGGCTGTCTCGACGGGCGGTCAGTTACGTACGAATCCGGTGAGATACCCGATCTCGACGCCGATCCTCGGACCTCAGACGAGCTGACTGCCGCCGAAGCTATCGCCGATACCGACGTGCGCGAGGGCGTCTCGCCGCTCGGCGACCTCTCGATCGTCACTCACGAATTCGTCCTGGAAGACGGCTACGAGGGCGCGACCGTCCAGGGAATCGTCGCCAACGAGGGCAGCGATCGGATCGAACTCGTCGAGGTTCGCGTTCGAGCGTTCGACGCCGACGGCACGCAACTGGGCCGTTACGCGTCCCGAACGGGTGACCTGGCGGGCGACGGCGCCTGGTCGTTCACCGTCGTCCTGCTAGAGAACCCGCAAGATCTGGATCGCTACGAAATTGCCGTGCTCGGGGCGCCGACGTAA